The proteins below come from a single Aegilops tauschii subsp. strangulata cultivar AL8/78 chromosome 6, Aet v6.0, whole genome shotgun sequence genomic window:
- the LOC109784300 gene encoding WAT1-related protein At1g44800 — MGMGWKVLSDVKPYLAMVLLQVGFAGMYIIAVASLKAGMSHFVLVVYRNLVATAVMAPFALYFERGQRPKMTITIFLKIMGLAFLEPVIDQNLYFMGAKLTSAGFATALVNILPAVTFVLALLLRMEKVRLRSLHSQAKIAGTVLTVAGAVLMVLYHGPIVQFPWTKGQHHATASGQGAGGAADARDWLNGTIMVIIACVAWACFFILQSNTLRSYPAELSLTVLICGMGSLMSGAIALVAERANTQAWVIGFDMRLFTAVYAGIVCSGVAYYVQGIVSRQRGPVFVTAFNPLCMIITAVMGSIILKEEINLGSVIGAAIIVGGLYFLIWGKSKDEISKAGGSSKGAGELPLTSVTSGQGSGSGKQELRNGNGGGHVFGVETPAANGHY, encoded by the exons atggGTATGGGGTGGAAAGTTCTGAGCGATGTGAAGCCGTACCTGGCGATGGTGCTGCTGCAGGTGGGGTTCGCCGGCATGTACATCATCGCCGTGGCGTCCCTCAAGGCCGGGATGAGCCACTTCGTCCTCGTCGTCTACCGTAACCTCGTCGCCACCGCCGTCATGGCCCCCTTCGCCCTCTACTTCGAGAG GGGACAGAGGCCAAAGATGACAATCACCATCTTCCTCAAGATCATGGGGCTCGCATTCCTCGA GCCTGTGATTGACCAGAACCTGTACTTCATGGGGGCGAAGCTCACCTCGGCGGGATTCGCGACGGCACTCGTCAACATCCTCCCGGCCGTCACCTTCGTCCTGGCCCTCCTCCTGCGCATGGAGAAGGTGCGGCTGCGGAGCCTCCACAGCCAGGCCAAGATCGCTGGCACGGTCCTCACGGTGGCCGGCGCGGTGCTGATGGTACTGTACCACGGCCCCATCGTGCAGTTCCCGTGGACCAAGGGCCAGCACCACGCCACCGCCAGTGGCCAGGGCGCCGGCGGCGCAGCCGACGCGCGGGACTGGCTGAACGGGACTATCATGGTCATCATCGCCTGCGTGGCCTGGGCGTGCTTCTTCATCCTCCAGTCCAACACCCTCAGGAGCTACCCGGCGGAGCTGTCGCTCACCGTGCTCATCTGCGGCATGGGATCCCTCATGAGCGGCGCCATCGCCCTCGTCGCCGAGCGCGCCAACACTCAGGCCTGGGTTATCGGCTTCGACATGCGCCTCTTCACCGCCGTCTACGCCGGCATAGTGTGCTCCGGCGTGGCATACTACGTGCAGGGCATCGTGTCGAGGCAAAGGGGCCCGGTGTTCGTCACGGCATTCAACCCACTCTGCATGATCATAACCGCCGTCATGGGCTCCATCATTCTCAAGGAGGAGATCAATCTCGGAAG TGTGATTGGTGCAGCTATCATTGTTGGAGGCCTCTACTTTCTCATCTGGGGCAAGAGCAAGGACGAGATCAGCAAAGCCGGCGGCAGCAGCAAGGGCGCCGGCGAGCTGCCCTTAACCTCGGTGACCAGCGGCCAGGGCAGCGGCAGCGGCAAGCAAGAGCTCCGCAACGGCAACGGCGGCGGCCATGTCTTCGGCGTGGAGACGCCGGCAGCCAATGGCCACTACTAG